The following coding sequences lie in one Arthrobacter sp. SLBN-122 genomic window:
- a CDS encoding FAD-dependent oxidoreductase, translating to MSEASTAGFAEGVPLSLWLATAGGTDFPKLRGTVEVDVAVIGGGIAGLTAALALKRSGRSVAVLEAGRIGTGVTGHTTGKVTSLHRLAYTELDRTHGRSAARIYGLANQAAVEHVAGVVATEGISCGFRRVANYTFAAGGDALPAVRAEAGLAAGLGLPAAFTAEVPLPFPVAGAVRFDGQAQIHSVQYLQGLAARVDGEGSFVFEGTRANDLQEGTRVRIAAEGGTVLAADAIVATNVPFGDHGRFEALCPPHRSYIVAAPLDTPALDATFISADEPMRSLLTVHLNGMTYLLTGGEGHPAAEPVDPASRHASLAAFARSQFGAGPVAYRWSTQDAMPLDGLPYAGPLNPDSRHAFVITGLRKWGLTNGTAAALMLADLLNGTPNDWAPLFDSSRAPSPTVTRPEVSTAPTPAGTGNIDGTRPDDAARQIADLAPNDGTVIETAGASSAYFRDEAGRIHAVSAICTHLGCTVGFNRGERTWDCPCHGSRFDVDGKVIQGPATEDLPQQPAP from the coding sequence ATGTCAGAGGCAAGCACCGCCGGCTTCGCGGAAGGGGTACCCCTCTCCTTGTGGCTGGCGACCGCCGGCGGCACCGACTTTCCCAAGCTGCGCGGTACGGTCGAAGTAGACGTGGCAGTCATCGGGGGCGGCATTGCCGGCCTGACGGCAGCGCTGGCCCTGAAGCGCTCGGGACGCTCGGTGGCAGTTCTCGAAGCGGGCCGGATCGGCACCGGCGTCACAGGCCACACCACCGGCAAGGTGACCTCCCTGCACCGCCTGGCGTACACGGAGCTGGACCGGACCCATGGAAGGAGCGCCGCCCGAATCTACGGACTCGCCAACCAGGCCGCCGTGGAGCACGTCGCCGGGGTGGTGGCGACGGAAGGCATCTCCTGTGGTTTCCGCCGGGTTGCCAACTACACCTTCGCCGCCGGTGGGGACGCCCTGCCGGCGGTCCGCGCGGAAGCCGGCCTCGCCGCCGGCCTCGGCCTTCCAGCTGCGTTCACAGCCGAGGTGCCCCTCCCGTTCCCTGTGGCGGGCGCCGTCCGGTTTGACGGGCAGGCTCAGATCCACTCCGTGCAGTACCTCCAGGGGCTCGCCGCCAGGGTGGACGGGGAGGGCAGCTTCGTCTTTGAGGGGACCCGCGCGAACGACCTTCAGGAGGGAACCCGGGTGAGGATCGCTGCCGAAGGCGGCACGGTGCTGGCGGCTGATGCAATCGTTGCCACCAATGTCCCCTTCGGGGACCATGGCCGATTCGAAGCGCTCTGCCCGCCGCACCGCTCCTATATCGTTGCCGCGCCACTGGACACCCCCGCCCTGGACGCCACCTTCATCAGCGCCGATGAACCCATGCGCTCGTTGCTGACCGTCCACCTGAACGGGATGACCTATCTGTTGACCGGCGGCGAGGGCCACCCCGCCGCCGAACCGGTCGATCCGGCGTCGCGCCATGCCAGCCTGGCAGCCTTCGCGCGCAGCCAATTCGGCGCCGGACCCGTTGCCTACCGCTGGTCCACCCAAGACGCGATGCCCCTGGATGGACTGCCCTATGCCGGTCCCCTGAATCCCGACAGCCGCCATGCCTTCGTCATTACGGGCCTGCGCAAATGGGGACTGACGAACGGTACCGCCGCCGCCCTGATGCTCGCAGACCTGCTCAACGGCACACCCAACGACTGGGCGCCTTTGTTTGACAGCAGCCGCGCGCCGTCACCGACCGTGACACGGCCGGAAGTGTCAACGGCACCAACGCCGGCCGGTACCGGGAACATTGACGGGACCCGCCCGGACGACGCCGCACGGCAGATAGCGGACCTGGCTCCGAACGACGGCACGGTCATTGAAACCGCCGGGGCAAGCAGCGCGTATTTCCGGGACGAAGCGGGACGCATCCACGCCGTATCCGCCATCTGCACCCATCTGGGCTGCACCGTGGGGTTCAACCGGGGAGAACGCACCTGGGATTGCCCCTGCCACGGTTCCAGGTTCGACGTGGACGGGAAGGTCATCCAGGGACCCGCCACCGAGGACCTGCCGCAGCAGCCTGCGCCGTGA
- the glpK gene encoding glycerol kinase GlpK has product MNQYVIAIDQGTTSTRAIIFDHSGAIVSSGQMEHEQIFPQAGWVEHDATEIWNNTREVIGSALSKANLTRHDIAAVGITNQRETAVVWDKTTGKPVYNAIVWQDTRTQDIVDELGRDGGADRFKQKVGLPLATYFSGTKIKWILDNVDGARKKAEAGDLVFGNTDAWVLWNLTGGVDGGVHVTDVTNASRTLFMDLETLQWDDEILRIFGVPRSMMPEIKSSSEVYGTVHSSQLLRETPVAGILGDQQAATFGQAAFDAGEAKNTYGTGCFLIFNTGEEIVHSKNGLLTTVGYKLGDAKPHYALEGSIAVTGSLIQWLRDNLGMISSAPEVETLAASVKDNGGVYIVPAFSGLFAPYWRSDARGAIVGLTRFVNKNHIARAALEATAFQTREVLDAVNADSGVPLSELKVDGGMVANDALMQFQADILGVPVIRPKVIETTALGAAYAAGLAVGFWKDLGECSANWSEDKRWEPQMDKAEQDRQMRLWKKAVTKSMEWVDEDVR; this is encoded by the coding sequence ATGAACCAGTACGTAATCGCCATCGACCAGGGCACCACCAGCACCCGCGCCATCATCTTCGACCACAGCGGCGCCATTGTCTCCTCCGGCCAGATGGAACACGAGCAGATCTTCCCGCAGGCAGGGTGGGTGGAGCACGACGCCACGGAAATCTGGAACAACACCCGTGAGGTCATCGGCTCAGCCCTCTCAAAGGCGAACCTGACGCGGCACGACATTGCCGCCGTGGGCATCACCAACCAGCGCGAAACCGCGGTGGTCTGGGACAAGACCACCGGCAAACCGGTGTACAACGCCATCGTGTGGCAGGACACCCGTACCCAGGACATCGTGGACGAACTGGGCAGGGACGGCGGTGCGGACCGCTTCAAACAGAAAGTGGGCCTGCCGCTGGCCACCTACTTCTCCGGCACCAAGATCAAATGGATCCTGGACAACGTTGACGGCGCGCGGAAAAAGGCAGAGGCCGGGGACCTGGTCTTTGGCAACACCGACGCCTGGGTCCTGTGGAACCTGACCGGCGGAGTGGACGGCGGCGTCCATGTCACCGACGTCACCAACGCCTCCCGGACCCTGTTCATGGACCTCGAGACGCTGCAGTGGGACGACGAAATCCTGCGCATTTTCGGCGTGCCCCGCAGCATGATGCCGGAGATCAAGTCCTCCTCCGAGGTGTACGGCACCGTCCACAGCTCCCAGCTGCTCCGCGAGACGCCGGTGGCCGGCATCCTTGGCGACCAGCAGGCCGCAACCTTCGGGCAGGCCGCCTTCGACGCCGGCGAAGCGAAGAACACCTACGGTACGGGCTGCTTCCTGATCTTCAACACGGGCGAGGAAATCGTCCACTCGAAGAACGGGCTCCTCACCACGGTGGGGTACAAGCTGGGCGACGCCAAGCCGCACTACGCCCTCGAAGGATCCATCGCCGTCACCGGCTCGCTGATCCAGTGGCTCCGCGACAACCTGGGCATGATCAGCAGCGCACCGGAGGTGGAAACCCTTGCCGCGTCGGTCAAGGACAACGGCGGCGTGTACATCGTCCCCGCGTTCTCCGGCCTGTTCGCCCCGTACTGGCGCTCCGACGCCCGCGGCGCGATCGTGGGCCTCACCCGGTTCGTCAACAAGAACCACATCGCCCGGGCCGCTCTGGAGGCCACCGCGTTCCAGACCCGCGAGGTGCTGGACGCGGTCAACGCCGACTCAGGCGTGCCGCTGAGTGAGTTGAAGGTCGACGGCGGCATGGTGGCCAATGACGCGCTCATGCAGTTCCAGGCCGACATCCTGGGCGTCCCGGTCATCCGCCCCAAGGTCATTGAAACCACGGCACTGGGGGCTGCCTACGCGGCAGGACTGGCCGTGGGTTTCTGGAAGGACCTCGGGGAATGCTCCGCCAACTGGTCCGAGGACAAGCGCTGGGAACCGCAGATGGACAAGGCTGAACAGGACCGCCAGATGCGGCTTTGGAAGAAGGCCGTCACCAAGTCCATGGAGTGGGTCGACGAGGACGTGCGCTAG
- a CDS encoding MIP/aquaporin family protein codes for MSLGIVFLSEVFGTGMLTLLGCGVVANVALRGTKGNSGGFLMVTWGWGIAVFCGVFVAAKSGAHLNPAVTLGLLLNGKAEYAPGVTVDFASTLTYFGGEMVGAFLGAVVCWLAYKQHFDDEPEPAGKLGTFSTGPAIRSTPWNLITEIIGTFVLVFVILTLGGTPSGLGPLAVALLVVGIGVSLGGPTGYAINPARDLGPRIAHAVLPIRGKGSSDWSYSWIPVVGPLVGGALGGLVARIVPIIITAAS; via the coding sequence ATGTCTCTAGGAATAGTCTTCCTCTCCGAAGTCTTTGGCACGGGCATGCTGACCCTGTTGGGTTGCGGCGTCGTTGCCAATGTGGCTTTGCGGGGGACAAAAGGCAACAGTGGCGGCTTCCTGATGGTCACTTGGGGATGGGGCATTGCCGTCTTCTGTGGTGTCTTCGTCGCCGCCAAGTCGGGCGCGCACCTGAACCCTGCCGTCACGCTCGGCCTGCTGCTCAACGGCAAGGCTGAGTATGCGCCGGGAGTCACCGTAGACTTCGCTTCCACCCTCACCTACTTCGGGGGCGAGATGGTGGGTGCATTCCTTGGCGCCGTGGTCTGCTGGCTGGCCTACAAGCAGCACTTCGACGACGAGCCGGAGCCTGCAGGCAAGCTCGGGACCTTTTCCACCGGCCCTGCCATCCGGTCCACCCCATGGAACCTGATCACCGAAATCATCGGTACTTTTGTGCTGGTCTTCGTCATCCTCACCCTCGGCGGTACCCCCTCGGGGCTCGGCCCGCTGGCAGTGGCGCTGCTCGTCGTCGGTATCGGTGTTTCCCTCGGCGGCCCCACCGGCTACGCCATTAACCCCGCCCGCGACCTGGGACCCCGCATCGCCCACGCAGTGCTTCCCATCAGGGGCAAAGGCTCCAGTGACTGGAGTTATTCATGGATTCCTGTGGTTGGCCCGCTTGTAGGCGGAGCCCTGGGCGGACTCGTCGCCCGGATTGTCCCGATCATCATCACGGCCGCTTCCTGA
- a CDS encoding glycerol-3-phosphate dehydrogenase/oxidase, whose amino-acid sequence MGPKDSTVQPPVSAPRPGAERASVHNLRRRPHAKVLVVGGGINGVGTFRDLALQGVDVALVERGDYCQGASGASSHMIHGGIRYLENGEFRLVRESVVERNRLLRIAPHYVKPLQTTIPIFSTFSGVLSAPLRFLTHKQQGKPKERGAFLIKLGLSLYDSFSRDGGTVPRHQFRTHKAALQELPALRPDVKYTATYFDASVHNPERLTLDVLQDGEKAGRPGTPESTSAQGDTARASNYLSLQSMSPVPNPGTGRGSTVRLRDELTGEEFDFTADIIINTTGAWVDLTNGAMGAASSFMGGTKGSHIVLDHPGLLAACRGREIFFEHTDGRIVLIYPMGDRVLVGTTDVDADMSEDAVCTDEEIQYFFDLIGHVFPSIDVTPDDIVYTFSGVRPLPSHDATQPGFVSRDYRIERRTSAPDGSGAVVLSLVGGKWTTFRALAEHLTNDVLSELGVQRKVSTAQLPIGGGAGFPADEAGVQKWIKAHMASGRDADRTAGLLTRYGTRAEEVIAYLDAEPDHALRSTRELSVRELEFMAANEQVGHLVDVLIRRTSLAFRGLVTGELLNEVAEVLSVPLKWDAAARAAEIKHAQDVLQRFHRVETHSLVA is encoded by the coding sequence TTGGGACCCAAGGATTCAACTGTTCAACCCCCTGTTTCAGCGCCCCGCCCCGGAGCCGAACGCGCGTCGGTCCACAACCTGCGGCGGCGCCCCCATGCGAAAGTGCTGGTGGTAGGTGGTGGCATCAACGGAGTGGGGACATTCCGTGACCTGGCGCTGCAGGGCGTGGATGTAGCCCTGGTGGAGCGCGGTGACTACTGCCAGGGAGCAAGCGGCGCTTCCTCGCACATGATCCATGGCGGCATCCGGTACCTCGAAAACGGCGAGTTCCGCCTGGTCCGCGAGTCGGTGGTGGAACGCAACCGCCTGCTCAGGATTGCCCCGCACTACGTCAAGCCCCTGCAAACAACCATCCCGATCTTCAGCACATTCTCCGGCGTCCTCTCGGCGCCGCTGCGCTTCCTGACCCACAAGCAGCAGGGCAAGCCGAAGGAGCGCGGGGCGTTCCTCATCAAGCTCGGCCTCAGCCTCTATGATTCTTTCTCCAGGGACGGCGGGACGGTGCCGCGGCACCAGTTCCGGACCCATAAGGCGGCCCTGCAGGAACTGCCTGCCCTGCGGCCGGACGTCAAGTACACCGCCACCTATTTCGATGCTTCGGTCCACAATCCCGAGCGGCTGACCCTGGACGTCCTGCAGGATGGCGAAAAGGCCGGCCGTCCGGGGACCCCGGAGAGCACCAGTGCCCAGGGCGATACGGCCCGCGCCAGCAACTACCTCTCGCTGCAGTCCATGTCGCCGGTTCCCAATCCGGGGACCGGGCGGGGAAGTACTGTCCGCCTTCGCGACGAACTCACCGGCGAGGAATTCGACTTCACGGCGGACATCATCATCAACACCACCGGGGCGTGGGTTGACCTCACCAACGGTGCAATGGGCGCGGCCTCATCCTTCATGGGAGGCACCAAGGGCTCCCACATCGTACTGGACCACCCCGGCCTCCTCGCCGCCTGCCGCGGCCGGGAAATCTTCTTTGAGCACACCGACGGCCGGATCGTCCTCATCTACCCGATGGGGGACCGCGTGCTTGTAGGCACCACGGACGTTGACGCGGACATGTCGGAGGACGCTGTGTGCACCGACGAGGAGATCCAGTACTTCTTCGACCTGATCGGCCACGTCTTCCCCTCAATCGACGTCACCCCTGACGACATCGTCTACACGTTCTCGGGCGTCCGCCCCCTGCCCAGCCATGACGCCACCCAGCCCGGCTTCGTCTCCCGTGACTACCGCATCGAACGCCGCACCTCCGCACCCGACGGAAGCGGCGCCGTCGTGCTGAGCCTGGTGGGCGGCAAGTGGACCACCTTCCGTGCCCTCGCGGAGCACCTCACCAACGATGTCCTCAGCGAACTGGGCGTGCAGCGCAAAGTGTCCACCGCCCAACTGCCCATCGGCGGTGGCGCCGGCTTCCCTGCCGACGAAGCCGGCGTGCAGAAGTGGATCAAGGCGCACATGGCGTCCGGGCGCGATGCAGACCGCACGGCCGGGCTGCTGACCCGTTATGGGACCCGGGCCGAAGAGGTGATCGCCTACCTCGATGCCGAGCCTGACCACGCGCTGCGCTCCACCCGCGAACTCAGTGTCCGCGAACTGGAATTCATGGCGGCCAACGAGCAGGTGGGGCACCTGGTGGATGTCCTTATCCGGCGTACCTCCCTGGCCTTCCGCGGGCTGGTTACCGGTGAACTCCTCAACGAAGTGGCGGAAGTTCTGTCCGTCCCGCTCAAGTGGGACGCGGCGGCGCGCGCTGCGGAGATCAAGCACGCACAGGACGTGCTGCAGCGTTTCCACCGTGTGGAAACGCACAGCCTGGTCGCCTAA
- a CDS encoding sugar-binding transcriptional regulator encodes MGLSRDADALRAAQMYYLQDLTMDAIARELHTSRSTVSRLLSSARESGLVQIQIRNPLDTGPELEGMIRRRYNLDVHVVPILGTLNEAETLDRVAMQAARTIGPLVDSNAIIGVAWGSTLSAVSRHLTRKITHDSVIVQLNGAGNMHTTGITYASDIMRRFGSAYGARVEQFPVPAFFDHAATKTAMWNERSVQRVLELQAKMSIAIFGVGSVHADYPSHVYAGGYLDEDDLNALAKSDVVGDVATVFFRADGSSDGIVLNERSTGPALAQLRQVRRRICVVSGVSKINGLRGALAARLATDLILDEATARRLIDYEGLTS; translated from the coding sequence ATGGGACTTTCACGCGACGCAGATGCCCTCCGAGCTGCACAAATGTATTACCTGCAGGACCTGACCATGGACGCGATTGCCCGGGAACTGCACACCTCCCGCTCCACGGTTTCCCGCCTGTTGTCCTCGGCAAGGGAATCGGGTTTGGTGCAAATCCAGATCCGCAACCCGCTGGACACGGGTCCCGAGCTGGAGGGGATGATCCGGCGCCGGTACAACCTGGACGTCCACGTGGTCCCCATCCTTGGGACGCTCAACGAAGCCGAAACCCTGGACCGCGTAGCCATGCAGGCGGCACGCACCATTGGACCCCTGGTGGACTCGAACGCCATCATTGGCGTGGCCTGGGGATCGACGCTCAGTGCCGTCAGCCGGCATCTCACCAGGAAGATCACGCACGACAGCGTCATCGTCCAGCTCAATGGTGCCGGAAACATGCACACCACGGGCATCACCTACGCAAGCGACATCATGCGCAGGTTCGGCAGCGCCTACGGGGCACGGGTGGAGCAGTTCCCCGTTCCGGCCTTCTTCGACCATGCGGCCACCAAGACGGCCATGTGGAATGAACGCAGCGTGCAGCGGGTCCTGGAACTGCAGGCCAAAATGAGCATCGCCATTTTCGGCGTGGGTTCGGTCCACGCCGACTATCCGAGCCACGTCTACGCGGGCGGGTACCTGGATGAGGACGACCTGAACGCACTGGCCAAATCGGACGTGGTGGGCGACGTTGCCACCGTCTTTTTCCGGGCCGACGGTTCCTCCGACGGCATTGTCCTGAACGAAAGGTCCACCGGGCCGGCACTTGCCCAACTCCGCCAGGTCCGCCGCAGGATCTGCGTGGTGTCCGGGGTTTCCAAGATCAACGGGCTCCGAGGAGCCCTGGCAGCCAGGCTGGCCACCGACCTGATCCTGGACGAAGCCACCGCACGGCGCCTGATCGATTACGAGGGACTGACCAGCTGA
- a CDS encoding aldo/keto reductase encodes MRTSPRLSLNNGVLIDQLGFGLYKVPAADAEGLVATALAAGYRHFDTAAMYGNETGVARGISSQLGDGTGSGGSGELSPSLAREDIFITTKVWNDHHGYDAALRAFDDSMVNLGLDYVDMYLIHWPCPRRGLFPETYRALETLYREGRVRAIGVSNFQPAHLDRLLQSAEVVPAVNQVELHPWLQQEELRSRHAELGIRTEAWSPLGRGQVLADPVIQACAAEHRRTPAQVILRWHMQLGNIAIPKASSEARIRENLNVFNFELSERDLLAIKALDRGQRTGSHPDNVN; translated from the coding sequence ATGAGAACCTCACCCCGGCTCAGCCTGAACAACGGCGTGCTGATAGACCAGCTCGGCTTTGGGCTCTACAAGGTGCCGGCAGCAGACGCTGAAGGGCTGGTGGCCACCGCGCTCGCCGCCGGTTACCGCCATTTCGACACCGCCGCCATGTACGGGAACGAAACCGGCGTTGCCCGCGGCATCAGTTCCCAGCTGGGCGACGGGACCGGGAGCGGCGGGTCCGGGGAGCTGTCCCCGTCCCTGGCCCGGGAGGACATCTTCATCACCACGAAAGTGTGGAACGACCACCACGGCTACGACGCGGCGCTGCGCGCCTTCGATGATTCCATGGTCAACCTGGGCCTGGACTATGTGGATATGTACCTGATCCACTGGCCCTGCCCCCGGCGGGGACTGTTCCCCGAAACTTACCGGGCCCTGGAAACGCTGTACCGGGAAGGCCGGGTCCGTGCCATCGGCGTTAGCAACTTCCAGCCGGCGCATCTTGACCGCCTGCTCCAAAGCGCCGAAGTGGTCCCGGCCGTCAACCAGGTCGAACTGCACCCGTGGCTGCAGCAGGAGGAACTGCGCAGCAGGCACGCGGAACTCGGCATCCGCACGGAAGCGTGGAGCCCGCTGGGCCGCGGCCAGGTGCTGGCCGACCCCGTCATCCAAGCCTGCGCGGCCGAGCACCGGCGGACGCCTGCGCAGGTGATCCTTCGCTGGCACATGCAACTGGGAAACATCGCCATTCCCAAGGCCAGCTCCGAAGCAAGGATCCGGGAGAACCTCAACGTTTTCAATTTCGAGCTCTCCGAACGTGATCTGTTGGCCATCAAAGCGCTGGACCGCGGGCAGCGGACCGGGTCGCACCCGGACAACGTCAACTAG
- a CDS encoding alpha/beta fold hydrolase encodes MDTVNPGASPAPAYLSPELSARTSTSTVTIDGATVASWTYEPLQETPETRTILVVHGFRGDHHGLLRVADQLPEMRLIMPDLPGFGRSDAFARGPHSVERYGAFLSDFMASQGLGPDTVLLGHSFGSIVAAHFVANNPTAVRPLILINPIAAPALEGPKGVMTRLAVLYYRLAARLPQGPGLALLRNRLIVRVMSEAMAKTRDSDLRAFIHGQHHAYFSSFADRDSLLESFTASVSHHVAEVAGELELPVLLIAGEKDEIATLPSQHSLLSRLPDGELKVIPGVGHLIHYETPEPAARYIRSFLKDHPA; translated from the coding sequence ATGGACACCGTAAACCCGGGGGCCTCCCCCGCGCCTGCCTACCTGAGCCCGGAACTTTCCGCCCGCACCTCCACGTCCACCGTGACCATCGACGGCGCCACGGTGGCCTCCTGGACGTATGAGCCACTGCAGGAGACACCGGAGACCCGCACGATTTTGGTGGTCCATGGGTTCCGCGGCGACCACCACGGGCTCCTGCGCGTCGCGGACCAGCTGCCGGAGATGCGCCTCATCATGCCTGACCTGCCCGGCTTTGGCAGGTCCGACGCCTTTGCCCGTGGCCCGCACTCGGTGGAGCGCTACGGGGCATTTCTCAGTGACTTCATGGCTTCCCAGGGCCTGGGGCCGGACACCGTGCTGCTGGGGCACTCGTTCGGATCCATCGTGGCGGCGCACTTCGTAGCGAACAACCCCACGGCCGTGCGTCCCTTGATCCTCATCAACCCCATCGCCGCTCCGGCGCTGGAAGGGCCAAAGGGCGTCATGACGCGGCTGGCGGTGCTGTACTACCGGCTGGCGGCACGGCTCCCGCAAGGGCCGGGGCTGGCCCTGCTGCGCAACCGGCTGATTGTGCGGGTGATGAGCGAGGCCATGGCCAAGACCCGTGACAGCGACCTGAGGGCCTTCATCCATGGCCAGCACCACGCGTACTTCAGTTCCTTCGCGGACCGGGACAGCCTGCTGGAGTCGTTCACTGCCTCCGTCAGCCACCATGTGGCAGAGGTGGCCGGAGAACTTGAACTGCCCGTACTGCTGATCGCGGGTGAAAAGGATGAGATCGCCACCCTTCCCAGCCAGCACAGCCTCCTGTCACGGCTGCCGGACGGGGAGCTGAAGGTGATTCCCGGCGTCGGGCACCTGATCCACTACGAAACGCCGGAGCCGGCCGCCCGCTACATCCGCAGCTTCCTGAAGGACCATCCCGCGTGA
- a CDS encoding glycosyltransferase family 4 protein — MKIVIDARFTRTDHHDGISRYGASLIAATAKIADVSMLVSDVRQLALLPDVPYTLISSPLSPLELFVARKVNAIGADVVVCPMQTMGTWGRKYGLILTLHDLIYYEHPAPPGFLPAPVRVLWRLYHKAFWPQRLLLNRADTVATISRTTEALMAKYRLTKRPVRIIANAPQPAQEPRKPDHGADKTVIYMGSFMPYKNVETMVAGMAGLPGYTLHLLSRITPQRRVELERIVPPGASVVFHNGVTDAEYDGLLRRATALVSLSRAEGYGLPLVEAMAVGTPVIASDIPIFREVGSDAAIYVDPESPGQFADAVRQLQDERHWQEMSRRSLARAAEFSWDESARQLVDAAHEVVAKRHH, encoded by the coding sequence GTGAAGATCGTCATTGATGCACGTTTCACCCGTACCGACCATCACGACGGCATCAGCCGCTACGGAGCCAGCCTGATCGCTGCCACGGCGAAGATCGCTGACGTCTCCATGCTGGTTTCCGACGTCCGGCAGCTTGCACTCCTCCCGGACGTGCCGTACACGCTCATCAGCAGCCCGCTGTCACCGCTGGAACTCTTCGTTGCCCGGAAGGTCAACGCCATCGGGGCGGACGTGGTGGTGTGCCCCATGCAGACCATGGGCACCTGGGGGCGGAAGTACGGGCTGATCCTGACCCTGCACGACCTCATCTACTATGAGCACCCTGCTCCCCCGGGGTTCCTGCCGGCCCCCGTCAGGGTGCTCTGGCGCCTCTACCACAAGGCGTTCTGGCCGCAGCGGCTCCTGCTCAACCGGGCCGATACCGTGGCCACCATCAGCCGGACCACAGAGGCCCTGATGGCCAAGTACCGTTTGACGAAAAGGCCCGTGCGCATTATCGCCAACGCACCCCAGCCGGCGCAGGAACCACGCAAGCCGGACCACGGCGCGGACAAAACGGTCATTTACATGGGTTCATTCATGCCCTACAAGAACGTGGAAACCATGGTGGCAGGCATGGCAGGGCTGCCCGGTTACACGCTCCACCTGCTCAGCCGGATCACGCCCCAGCGGAGGGTGGAACTGGAACGCATCGTCCCGCCGGGCGCCTCCGTGGTGTTCCACAACGGCGTGACCGACGCGGAGTATGACGGGCTGCTGCGGCGGGCAACGGCACTGGTGAGCCTGTCCCGGGCCGAGGGATACGGCCTTCCCCTCGTGGAGGCCATGGCGGTGGGGACCCCGGTGATCGCCAGCGACATTCCGATCTTCCGCGAAGTGGGATCCGACGCTGCCATCTACGTGGATCCGGAGTCTCCCGGGCAGTTCGCGGACGCTGTGCGGCAGCTGCAGGATGAGCGGCACTGGCAGGAGATGTCGCGCCGCTCCCTGGCCCGGGCAGCGGAGTTCAGCTGGGATGAATCGGCACGCCAACTGGTGGACGCGGCGCACGAGGTAGTGGCGAAGAGGCATCACTAA